A section of the Dehalobacter sp. DCM genome encodes:
- a CDS encoding small, acid-soluble spore protein, alpha/beta type: MAKYRLPIDKGQAASAMGVSLGPDTTSRQNGSVGGYMVKKTFESFGSR, translated from the coding sequence ATGGCAAAATATAGACTTCCGATAGATAAGGGTCAAGCAGCTAGTGCTATGGGTGTAAGCTTAGGACCTGACACAACATCCAGACAAAACGGTTCCGTAGGTGGATATATGGTAAAGAAAACGTTTGAAAGCTTTGGAAGCCGCTAA
- the der gene encoding ribosome biogenesis GTPase Der, protein MSKPVVAIVGRPNVGKSTLFNRIVGGMIAIVENTPGVTRDRLYFDAEWQGRKFTLIDTGGIEFKDQTTPLSSMMKQQAEVAVDEADVILFMVDGKSGLTPDDQQIARYLRKSNKPVLLVANKVEKFNQFETEAHEFLALGFGDPVPVSAVHGMNTGDLLDTMVSMLPDDPVQDYDPDVVKVAVIGRPNVGKSSIVNMLLGEQRVIVSDIPGTTRDAIDTPFTYEDRNYVLIDTAGIRRKKKIMEVTENYSVVRSFRAVDRSDVVLMVIDAVEGVAEQDKKIVGYAHEAGKGLILIINKWDLVTKDEKTINKYEKDIREELSFISYAPTQFVSAKTGQRINKIMDLVEFVAEQTSRRVSTSTLNTQLREWVHLNPPPSDKGVRLKILYATQSSVQPPTFIFFVNDPELVHFSYKRYLENQLRKNFGFEGSPIRLVMRKRDEEQD, encoded by the coding sequence ATGAGTAAACCTGTCGTAGCCATTGTGGGACGACCCAATGTCGGTAAATCAACGTTGTTTAACCGGATCGTCGGCGGGATGATTGCCATCGTTGAAAATACACCCGGAGTGACCCGGGACCGCTTATATTTTGACGCCGAATGGCAGGGAAGAAAATTCACTCTGATTGATACCGGCGGGATCGAGTTTAAGGATCAGACAACACCGTTATCATCCATGATGAAGCAGCAGGCAGAAGTGGCTGTTGATGAGGCGGATGTCATTTTGTTTATGGTGGATGGCAAGTCCGGTCTTACGCCGGATGATCAACAGATTGCCCGCTATTTAAGGAAATCGAATAAACCGGTGTTATTAGTTGCGAACAAAGTCGAGAAATTTAACCAATTTGAAACTGAAGCCCATGAATTTTTGGCCCTGGGGTTTGGCGATCCGGTTCCCGTCTCGGCGGTTCATGGTATGAATACCGGCGATTTGCTGGATACCATGGTATCCATGCTGCCGGATGATCCGGTTCAGGACTATGATCCCGATGTGGTGAAAGTCGCGGTGATCGGCAGACCGAATGTCGGCAAATCCTCCATTGTCAATATGCTGTTGGGAGAGCAGCGTGTTATCGTCAGCGATATTCCCGGGACGACACGCGATGCGATTGATACGCCTTTCACCTATGAGGATCGGAATTATGTTCTGATTGACACGGCCGGAATCCGAAGAAAGAAGAAGATCATGGAGGTCACGGAAAACTACAGTGTCGTCCGTTCCTTCCGTGCCGTCGATCGATCGGATGTTGTCCTGATGGTGATCGATGCCGTCGAAGGCGTTGCCGAACAGGATAAAAAAATAGTGGGTTATGCCCATGAAGCCGGTAAGGGACTCATACTCATTATTAACAAATGGGATTTAGTGACGAAAGACGAAAAGACGATTAATAAATATGAAAAGGATATTCGGGAAGAACTTTCTTTTATCAGTTATGCACCCACACAGTTTGTCTCGGCAAAGACAGGGCAACGGATCAATAAGATCATGGATCTGGTTGAATTTGTGGCAGAACAGACCAGCCGGCGTGTATCGACGAGCACACTCAACACCCAGCTGCGGGAATGGGTTCACTTAAATCCGCCGCCTTCAGATAAGGGCGTCCGCCTGAAAATACTCTATGCAACCCAAAGCAGTGTTCAGCCGCCGACGTTTATCTTCTTTGTCAATGACCCTGAATTAGTTCATTTTTCCTACAAGCGGTATCTTGAAAACCAGCTTAGGAAGAATTTCGGCTTTGAAGGTTCACCAATTCGGCTAGTCATGAGGAAACGTGACGAAGAGCAGGATTAA
- a CDS encoding ACT domain-containing protein, protein MSKQKKDFLLVSKEILPEAITKTAQAKELLAKFDVLTVNEACERVEISRSAFYKYKDGVFPFYEASKEKMITLSLLLMDKAGILSNVLNYVASVSGNIITINQGIPLQGIANVSISIETEKMEETVESLVANLGELDGVKKIELIAKS, encoded by the coding sequence GTGAGTAAACAGAAAAAAGATTTTCTGTTGGTAAGTAAGGAGATTCTTCCTGAGGCGATTACGAAAACAGCTCAGGCGAAAGAACTCTTGGCCAAGTTTGATGTATTGACCGTCAATGAAGCCTGTGAAAGGGTAGAAATCAGCCGCAGTGCATTTTATAAATATAAAGACGGCGTCTTTCCTTTTTATGAAGCAAGCAAAGAAAAGATGATCACTCTGTCCTTATTGCTGATGGATAAAGCCGGTATTCTATCCAATGTTCTGAACTATGTCGCTTCGGTTTCCGGGAACATCATCACCATCAACCAGGGCATTCCGCTGCAGGGTATCGCTAACGTCTCCATATCCATAGAAACAGAAAAGATGGAGGAAACGGTAGAGAGCCTGGTGGCAAATTTAGGAGAACTGGACGGAGTAAAGAAAATCGAACTCATCGCCAAGAGTTGA
- the plsY gene encoding glycerol-3-phosphate 1-O-acyltransferase PlsY, which yields MNYLLFVLAYLLGTIPSAFLAGKLKHIDVRKHGSGNMGATNSFRVLGPVWGIIVLVMDALKGGLAALICYQVFGPWGGIIGGILAMVGHSFNPFFGFKRTGKGAACGLGIIIFLIPKVTIVLIVVFVLVALISRYISLASITSAISVAISVFIFDVDLPYKVLAVVGATGIIILHQSNIKRLIKGTEAKFGKK from the coding sequence ATGAACTACCTTCTATTTGTACTGGCATATTTACTTGGGACTATCCCTTCCGCTTTTCTGGCAGGAAAGCTTAAACATATCGATGTCCGCAAGCATGGCAGCGGGAACATGGGGGCAACCAATTCCTTCCGGGTTCTTGGACCGGTGTGGGGCATCATTGTCCTGGTTATGGATGCACTCAAGGGCGGACTCGCTGCATTGATTTGTTACCAGGTATTTGGGCCTTGGGGCGGGATCATCGGCGGTATACTGGCGATGGTGGGTCATAGCTTTAATCCGTTTTTTGGTTTTAAACGAACCGGTAAAGGTGCGGCGTGTGGTTTGGGAATTATTATTTTCCTTATACCGAAAGTAACGATTGTTCTCATTGTCGTATTTGTTCTGGTTGCATTGATCAGCCGATACATATCGCTGGCTTCGATAACGTCGGCGATATCCGTAGCCATCTCAGTTTTTATATTTGATGTCGACCTTCCGTATAAAGTACTCGCCGTGGTTGGCGCGACGGGTATAATCATACTCCATCAGTCCAATATCAAACGTCTGATCAAAGGGACTGAAGCTAAATTTGGGAAAAAGTAG
- a CDS encoding LysR family transcriptional regulator, whose protein sequence is MDIRKIRYFISVAETLNFTRAARRHYISQTAMSQQIALLEEELGVILFERSTNKVKLTNAGSFFLKEAVVIVEKLEYAVLQTRKIAQGSCSSFTCGYSDPIELDILRTIADSYLQEYPNADIRFDEQNFSILLEKVNNGTCDVAFFPESEIWNLQDIRKLTLYLDKIILAVSRNHPKARLGKIPAIEVANEKIIMLSQEAGPNNYKTMLQYCRKDGYEPNIVELVPTFDMLMLLVELNRGVCFVPNTWRNKANDKLAFLEIEGTTHMITIEMAWRKDNKNEGLKAFIEVAKRFAYNETV, encoded by the coding sequence ATGGATATCCGAAAGATCAGGTACTTTATTTCTGTCGCTGAAACATTGAACTTTACCCGGGCTGCCAGAAGGCACTATATATCCCAGACGGCGATGAGCCAGCAAATTGCTTTGCTGGAAGAAGAGTTGGGGGTCATTTTATTCGAACGCAGTACGAACAAAGTCAAACTGACAAACGCCGGAAGCTTTTTTCTGAAGGAAGCTGTTGTAATCGTTGAAAAGCTGGAATATGCTGTCCTGCAAACCCGTAAGATCGCGCAGGGTTCATGCAGTAGCTTTACCTGCGGGTACTCGGATCCGATTGAATTAGATATTCTGCGAACGATTGCAGACAGTTATCTACAGGAATACCCGAATGCCGATATTCGGTTTGACGAACAAAATTTCAGCATCCTACTGGAAAAGGTCAATAACGGGACCTGTGATGTTGCCTTTTTCCCGGAAAGCGAAATATGGAACCTGCAGGATATCAGAAAATTGACTCTATACCTTGATAAGATCATTTTAGCGGTGAGCAGGAACCACCCCAAAGCCAGATTAGGGAAGATCCCGGCTATTGAAGTCGCTAATGAAAAGATCATCATGCTCAGTCAGGAGGCCGGTCCGAACAATTATAAAACCATGCTACAGTACTGCCGGAAAGACGGCTATGAACCCAATATCGTCGAGCTCGTCCCGACATTTGATATGCTGATGCTTCTGGTCGAGCTGAACCGGGGCGTTTGCTTTGTGCCGAATACCTGGCGTAATAAAGCCAACGACAAGCTGGCTTTTCTGGAAATAGAGGGCACCACCCACATGATCACAATCGAAATGGCTTGGCGCAAAGACAATAAAAACGAAGGATTAAAGGCATTTATTGAAGTCGCCAAAAGATTTGCCTATAATGAAACAGTTTGA
- a CDS encoding NAD(P)H-dependent glycerol-3-phosphate dehydrogenase produces MKKIAVFGSGSWGTAIATLLVRAGHNVSLIGIFADEIDLMKRKKENVQYLPGVFLPDEITPTTDLKELDAEAVFLSVPSHAVRECAQLMKPYLRPGCIIINTGKGLEEKTGLRLSQVLEEELPNHPIAVLSGPSHAEEVGRDVVTAVVVAAKDIKVAEAVQDLVMTSKFRVYTNQDIIGVEMGGALKNIIALCTGILDGMNPKDNTKAALMTRGLAEMTRLGVAMGGKPETFYGLAGIGDLIVTCTSLHSRNLRAGRALGTGKPLDEVLREVGMVVEGVKATTVAYKLSKELDISMPITEQAYKVLYEGLSPSEALENLMMRGKKHETEDSGILGF; encoded by the coding sequence ATGAAAAAGATTGCTGTATTTGGATCCGGAAGCTGGGGGACCGCCATCGCCACGCTGTTGGTCAGAGCCGGTCATAACGTATCCCTGATTGGTATCTTTGCCGATGAGATTGATTTAATGAAACGAAAAAAAGAGAATGTCCAATATCTTCCCGGGGTATTTCTGCCTGATGAAATCACACCGACAACGGATCTGAAGGAACTGGATGCCGAGGCCGTTTTCTTAAGTGTTCCTTCCCATGCGGTCAGGGAGTGTGCCCAGCTGATGAAGCCTTACCTAAGACCGGGATGTATTATCATTAATACGGGGAAAGGACTTGAAGAAAAGACGGGTTTACGGCTTTCACAAGTGCTGGAGGAAGAGCTTCCAAACCATCCCATCGCGGTGCTTTCCGGTCCGAGTCATGCGGAAGAAGTTGGCAGAGATGTTGTGACGGCGGTGGTTGTTGCCGCAAAAGATATCAAGGTAGCCGAGGCGGTTCAGGATTTGGTCATGACTTCAAAATTCAGAGTCTACACGAATCAGGATATTATCGGTGTTGAAATGGGCGGTGCGCTGAAAAATATTATTGCGCTGTGTACAGGAATTCTGGATGGAATGAATCCAAAAGATAATACCAAAGCGGCGTTGATGACACGCGGTCTAGCTGAAATGACTCGTTTAGGCGTCGCTATGGGCGGCAAACCGGAGACTTTTTACGGATTGGCCGGTATCGGGGACCTGATTGTTACCTGTACGAGCTTGCACAGTCGGAACCTGCGCGCCGGCAGAGCCTTAGGTACCGGCAAACCGCTGGATGAGGTATTGCGGGAGGTCGGGATGGTTGTCGAAGGTGTCAAGGCGACGACAGTTGCTTATAAATTGAGCAAGGAATTAGATATATCCATGCCGATTACGGAACAGGCCTATAAAGTCCTATATGAAGGCCTGAGCCCGAGCGAAGCCCTGGAGAACCTGATGATGCGGGGTAAGAAACATGAAACAGAAGACTCAGGGATTTTAGGATTTTGA
- the spoIVA gene encoding stage IV sporulation protein A, with protein sequence MQNYDIFSDIAERTGGDIYFGVVGPVRTGKSTFIKRFMELLVLPNISNVFERERARDELPQSGAGRRITTTEPKFIPSEAVEVVLKDTIHMNVRLVDCVGYSVNGALGYEGEDEDEPRMVHTPWNDEPIPFEEAAEIGTRKVITDHSTLGIVVTTDGSISDIARENYIEAEQRVVSELKEIGKPFVILLNTTRPYAENTMELSRSLGDEYQVPVIPVDCMEMNMNDISQILEEILFEFPVAEVNIELPKWVEELELSHPIRASFEEVIQRAVSDIKRIRDIDSALEILTQCPHSKDVVLKETDLGTGRAEIEISTEQDLFKKVLEQLTGINIEGDHTLLRMILDYSKAKKEWDKLSKAFEEVKVNGYGVVTPQLDEMFLEEPELVKSGGHYGIKLKASAPSLHILRADVTTEITPLIGTEKQAEELVKYILDEFESDPKKVWGSNIFGKSLHDLVREGIQNKLYKMPDNVQIKLQDTLQRIVNEGHGGLICIII encoded by the coding sequence ATGCAAAACTATGACATTTTCAGCGACATTGCTGAACGGACAGGAGGGGATATCTACTTCGGTGTGGTCGGTCCCGTAAGGACAGGAAAATCTACATTTATCAAACGCTTTATGGAACTTCTGGTGTTGCCGAATATCTCCAATGTTTTTGAACGGGAAAGAGCTCGGGATGAGCTTCCGCAAAGCGGTGCCGGCCGCAGAATAACGACAACGGAACCCAAGTTTATTCCGTCGGAAGCCGTTGAAGTCGTTTTGAAAGATACGATCCATATGAACGTTCGCCTGGTGGATTGTGTGGGTTACTCTGTTAACGGTGCTCTGGGTTATGAAGGCGAAGACGAGGATGAGCCGCGCATGGTCCATACCCCTTGGAACGATGAGCCCATTCCGTTTGAGGAAGCAGCAGAAATCGGGACCCGGAAAGTGATTACGGACCACTCAACGTTGGGAATTGTGGTCACTACCGATGGTTCCATCTCGGATATTGCCAGAGAAAACTACATTGAAGCCGAGCAGCGTGTGGTTTCCGAACTGAAGGAAATCGGTAAACCATTTGTCATCCTGCTGAACACGACACGGCCCTATGCAGAAAATACCATGGAACTCAGCCGGTCATTAGGAGACGAATATCAGGTGCCGGTCATCCCGGTTGATTGCATGGAAATGAACATGAACGACATATCGCAGATACTTGAGGAGATTCTCTTTGAATTTCCGGTGGCTGAAGTCAATATTGAGCTGCCGAAATGGGTGGAAGAACTCGAACTGTCGCATCCGATCCGGGCGAGCTTTGAAGAAGTCATCCAACGCGCGGTTAGTGATATCAAACGCATCCGTGATATTGACAGCGCTCTGGAAATATTGACACAGTGTCCGCATTCCAAAGATGTCGTTTTGAAGGAGACTGATTTGGGAACAGGCAGGGCTGAAATAGAAATCAGCACGGAGCAGGATCTCTTCAAGAAGGTCCTCGAACAGCTGACTGGCATCAATATTGAGGGCGATCATACGCTCCTGCGGATGATCCTGGATTACAGCAAAGCGAAGAAGGAATGGGATAAACTGTCCAAAGCCTTTGAGGAAGTCAAAGTAAACGGCTATGGTGTTGTGACCCCGCAGCTCGATGAAATGTTCCTGGAAGAGCCTGAACTGGTCAAATCCGGCGGACATTACGGGATCAAGCTGAAAGCGAGCGCACCGTCACTGCACATTCTGAGAGCCGATGTAACGACGGAAATTACACCGCTTATTGGGACAGAGAAGCAGGCAGAAGAACTCGTTAAATATATCCTGGATGAGTTCGAATCCGATCCGAAGAAGGTATGGGGCTCCAATATTTTTGGTAAATCCCTGCATGATTTGGTCAGAGAAGGCATCCAGAACAAACTGTATAAAATGCCGGATAATGTCCAAATCAAGCTTCAGGATACACTGCAGCGCATTGTGAACGAAGGACATGGAGGACTTATCTGCATCATCATCTGA